In the Uranotaenia lowii strain MFRU-FL chromosome 1, ASM2978415v1, whole genome shotgun sequence genome, AGTTGCTGCTGCGGCTCCAGCTGCCGCTGCCTCTCCTGCCAAGGCCACCAAGAAGCCGAAGGGAGATAAGAAGCCGAAGAAGCCATCCACCCACCCGCCGGTCAACGACATGGTTGTTGCCGCCATCAAGGCCCTGAAGGAACGCAAAGGATCGTCGCTGCAGGCCATCAAGAAGTACATTGCCGCCAACTACAAGTGCGATGTGGCCAAGCTGTCGCCCTTTATCAGAAAGGCCCTGAAGAGTGGTGTTGAGAAGGGAAAGTTCGCCCAAACCAAGGGCACCGGAGCTTCAGGATCGTTCAAGATCAAGGCCGAGGAAAAGAAGCCAGCTGgcgagaagaagaagaaggttgcTGCCAAGAAGCCTAAGAAGGCTGCTGGAGAGAAAAAACCAAAGAAGGCCGCTGGTGAGAAGAAGGCTGTTGCCAAGAAACCAAAAGCCGCTGGCGCTAAGAAGCCAAAGGCCGCTGCGGAGAAGAAGGCCAAGGCTGCTACTGCCAAGACCGCCAAGAAAGCCGGCACAGTGAAGAAAGCCGCTGCTCCCAAGAAGGCTGCTGCCCCCAAAAAGGCCCCTGCCAAGCCAAAGGTCGCCAAGAAGCCCAAGACCCCCAAGAAGCCAGTGGCCAAGAAGACTGTAGCCAAGAAGGCCGCCGCCAAGAAGTAAATTGTCTCCTATTTGACCAATTGAACTTAACCAATCAGTCCTTTTCAGGACTTCAAATAATAGCGAGTCAagagtttttaatgaattttttcaCTCGAAATAT is a window encoding:
- the LOC129740903 gene encoding histone H1B-like, whose translation is MTDTEVAAAAPAAAASPAKATKKPKGDKKPKKPSTHPPVNDMVVAAIKALKERKGSSLQAIKKYIAANYKCDVAKLSPFIRKALKSGVEKGKFAQTKGTGASGSFKIKAEEKKPAGEKKKKVAAKKPKKAAGEKKPKKAAGEKKAVAKKPKAAGAKKPKAAAEKKAKAATAKTAKKAGTVKKAAAPKKAAAPKKAPAKPKVAKKPKTPKKPVAKKTVAKKAAAKK